The window TGTTTAGTTTGGCACTGTGTATGGCTCTCTGATCTCATGAGGGCTATTGCTTTCCAATTAAAATGATGTAAGGAGGAGGATGTGAAGTTGACACACAGCCAGTCTCAAGTTTTATGGTTTCTACATGCGTTGCTTATTTTGCTTTCCATCAAGTAAAAATGTGGTATTGCATATAAGATCATCAAAAGAACAAAATAAAATAATGCACAAATCATACACATGCAACAAcccccctccccttccccacACACACAGACTGTTCTAGCTGGTCTAGGGCATAACCAGCAACTTATTTCAAATTAACTATCTAGTGGTGTTTGTGAAGTTCAAGAAAAAGCTGGCTTTTTTCTTGAAAAATAAGTTAATGTGCAAAGAATCAACGAACGTATTTGCAAAAAAATCTAGCAAACTAAACTAATGATGAAACCAGTTGTGGTGGTCATGTAGACAATGGCAGTAGCAAACCAATAAAAAAACAAGATCTCAAAGCTCCAACCATTAAAGAGTTGTATGTTTGTCCTTGCTTCAGTTCAACCCAAATTTCACAATAACACTATTATATTTAAATCTAGATTATTGCAAGCATGGTAATACACCAGGTTGAGGTTGTGATCAGGCAAGACGAAGTTATGAACTTGCAAGCATGGTAGTCAGATCGATGTCCACACGACGCCGGTATGAACATTGTCTAGAGAAAACTTTATTTGTATTTTATTCCAGAATTTAACTACTAGTTTGGGTGGGTCACACATGACATTGTGTGACACTTTATTTTTCACCGCTTCCTCGACATGTCCATCGAGAAAATGACGGTGGTCCAACTATATATTACTAGAGATCTTTTCTTATCAGTAGGCACCAACTCGGCTGCCAATGCCTAATGGCACACTAGTGATGGAGCTGTACAACGGCACATTGACACTGCACATCGTTGGCAGGGTACGGAGTGCAATGGAAGTCATCACCTCAAGGCGAGCTATCTGGTGTGGCTGCAAAAAGGTAACCTGTTGTACCTGTTGTTGTTGAGGTTGTTGACCCAGTTGTTGTTGAGGTTGTTGGAAAGAACATTGTCCGAGCTGCTGCTGCGACTGCTGTTGGGGTTGGTAGACACCTTGAACCGACTGTTGGGGTTGTTGCTGCTGAGGTTGGACAAAACCCTGTTGTTGTTCTTGTAGGATGATGGAGAAGATGATAGCACGGATTGCCTCATAGCGGGATTGTTCGGGGATTCGTGGCAATTGTTGGCAACATTGTTGCTGCATCACATGGCAACTGCTCTGCTGCCACATCTGCGACCTAGCAAGACGTTGTGGCATTGCCACAGGGCTACACTGCTGCTGGAGGAATACCTTGCATGGGTTTAGCTGCTGCAAAATGGATGGATGAACAATAGGGATTTGTTGTTGCAGAAGCTGTTGGTGTTGTTGCTGCGAAAATGCTGGTTGTTGTGGTAGAACTGGTTGTTGTTGCTGTGAAAATAGTGGTTGCTGCGAAAATGAAGATTGTTGCTGCAAAAATGGTGGTTGTTGAGGAaatggttgttgttgttgttgtgaaAATGGTGGTTGTTGTGGAAATGTCTCTTGTTGTTGTAATGGTTGTTGCTGCCATGGTCTCTCCAAACCAGGGATGCAGCTAGTCTCCATCTGTGCAATGGCAGATGTCGCCACAACGGCTAGAAGGGCAAAGACGAGGAAGGTCTTCATGATGGATTGGTGCTAACTAgttttgcttggttttgatgctTGTGCTTGTGATGATCTTTATACTTCATGCCTATTTATAGTAGTCCGGGCACCACCTCTTTCCTTCTATGCATCAACTTTAATAATTCTGTTTGGATGCATTAGAAAtgattttttggtacattgtGGTAGGTTGCACTAGCTACAACAGTACTTTTGGATTGATCATCAAAGTTGCTTTTTAGTTGTGCATATGATCATACACAAAGTACAGAAATCCTGATGTGTGGTATATATGACTCGCCTTATTCACTTTACATGTCAAATACTTATCAGAATAGTATCACTTTTGCAACTGAGTTTGGAACCTTGTATAGGCTGTCAACCATAAACAAGAAAGGCAAAACTCATGTAGAACCTTGTGGGATGTTAAGATATGTTCGATTATTAAAGCCCTGCATGTGGAGGGTTCGTCTAGACTCGGTTGCTTTTTATAAAACTAACTTTGTATTGTTCTCTAAGATGATAAGATGAACTGCCGTATAGAGCATGACATAACTCACAGAATTCCCTTTACATGTAAGGATGGTAGTTGCTTACAAGTTACTAGCATATATCCGGTCCTCACTCTAGATACGTCATCATCAGTTCGATCTATTTGTGAAGGATTTTTTAGATAAGATGATTCTTTTGGTGGACTAAGTTTGTACTGTTAAGTAAATATTTCATTGGGGCCGCCAGGTATCTTTTACTAAATCTTACGGGCATGAGTTTGATACTTAATTGAATTGTGTAGAACATATACACAGATAACCTATTGGAAAATATTATatgtttgttatactttgaggCAAACATAGTTTGGTTTACTATGGGGCATGTTCATGTGTATAATAATGCATTTACATGTATCGAGGTACTTCATCAACCCAAAAGGAAAACTGCAAACATTTTAGTATTTTTCATGAACAAACCTTAAGAACCTATTCGTAGCTACCCTGCTAGATCATGGACAACAAGCACATTTTATTTGTTGGATTTTGAGAAGGTCTATATTGTTCCCCGCAAAAAAAGTTCTAGATTGTTTCATGGCAACTTGTTTGTGACCGGCTATTCTGAAGCATCTTATCTAGGTCATACATATGTTTTTTTGTTATTAATCTATTTTTCTTCATATGTATCAGAAATCTGGAATGGTGATACTACATActcaattcaaatttgaaaatacaTCAGATCCCAGCTACGGAGGTCGCCGTGTGTTTCAAAGGGGCCTCCATCGCAACTCTGGCCGTCCGCAATTACATTGGATGGCACGCTAGTCCGCCATTCATCGTGGGGAGCCGCCGGCAGAGCAGGTCAGAGGTCCTGCAATTGCAACTAGCAGGTTATTCATCCAATCTATGTCCATCAGTTAATGCTTGATCCTGGAGTAAATGGTACTTGTATGGATATATAGTTGCTGAGAGGAATTTCTTTGCCTAGTGTTTGTTCTGATTGCTAGCTTGGTTGGTGGAGAAATCGCTACTTCTTCGTGGTAGGGCAGCAGTGGAGAATTAGTACAGACAAACTTTGCAAAAAATTCCAGTGGGTTGAGAAGTACTCCTAGATTAAGTGGAGATAGTACTAGATCTGATGGCTGCCGGAGATAGTAGTAGATGTTATACTGTACACTAGCACAGTATGAGGTCATTCTGTTGTTATGTACAAAGTCTATCACTGAGATGTACATATATGAGTGATAGCTGCATATAATTTCTTGCAAAATCCATGCTTCCTTGCAGGTGGGAGGCCCTCATGGCGCCCTATGACGAGCCTGATCCCTATTTGGTATGGTGAGTATCGAATCGAAACTCAAATATGCTTTCATCGATTTGCCGATCTCACATTATATGAATCTAAGTGTTGAATCAGAACTCAAATATTCATTTATTGATTTTCCGATCTCGTATTGTATGCATCTGGCAGGAGAGATTATCGCCAGAGGCTGTGGAACAACCTGAAGGACACTTGTGGttaagcagcagcagcagcagcaggtgaGGTGTTCATGCCAGTCAGTTGGTGGTCAGACTGGCACTTGTTGGATTTGGATGATACAGGTGAGGAAGAAACTAAACAAAGACTAGTTATGTGGTCACCTGGGACTCTAGATTGTTTTTTGGTGCCATGTAGTCTTGTTTTGCTGTTATACACTTGATAAATGCCATGAGCCGTTTTGGCAGCACTGGTGTCGTTTCATTGTTGTTTTAGTAGGTGCTTTGgctaaaatagaaaagaaaaagatTATGCACGCCTAGGTTGTGTCATGATTGTTATCGGCTTTGTTGAACTTCGACCTCTGTCTTCTTCAGATACCTGTAATGTGAATTCATAATCTCCTTCCACATTTCCCAGGTTTAGTAGAAGATGGTATGTTCTCGCACCTGTGAAGTATTTATCTTGCCAGTTATAGTGTCATTATTTAGTTGAAATGACAAGGCATTGACTTTTTATCTTGTGTTCGGATAGTACTATTTGAAGCTGTGATTTATCTGTTTCAATACTGATGGTACCCTAGTAGTGCTGGTTACTGGGGAGGTGTATGCGGCATGTCGAATCATTCTTCCGCAAGAGGCCCTAAAGCTTCAAATTGTTTAGAACCTGTCTGCACTCTGCAGTTTGGAACCTTGCGGAAGGATGCTGTGAATTTCTTGGATAGTGGGCTTCCCTGATGGCTGCTAGCTTAGGAATGGCTTCTACAACAACTGAACTGTACAACAGTCTCTTGACTGAGAATTGTTGGGGCCTATGGTGTAGGGCGACTGCTTGGCGTCAAGTTGAGCTGCAACGCTGAATCACACCCTGTCCGACACAGACGATCTGATCTCGATTTAGTTTGCAGCTGATCCTTTGGGTTGGTGCCCATGAGGCCATGACAGGCAGGGGTCAGCAGCAGTTTACTGTCATCCATGTTGGCTTTAACCCTGCAGTGCTCTAGTTATCTGAACAACTTCTTGTTTTTGAAATGTCAACCGCGGGGGGATTCCCCCACCTGAACATATGTATATTTTCAAAAAGAGGCAATCCTTAGATCGCGATCATACAGAAAATGTGAAGAGAGGGATACTGGCAGTTACACAGAGATTACAAGATACAGAGAGCAGCCGCGTCAGGTAGCGGGTCCGCTAGAACGGTCTGACTAACTTGCACCACATTTCCTCTCAAGATCATGTTTTTTCTACCCAACCTAATGATTTGTGCCTCACAACTTTTCTACAAGGTTTCCATATGAAATTGCAATCCAAATTTGTCTTTTCATCTACCACCTTCAGATGTACTTCATCAGGCTGTAGATGTATATCCCACAGAAAACATGCTGCAGCAGTGCAGCTGAAGCTAAAAAATATATATGTTGGTGACTGAAGCTAAGTTGTAAGCACTTTCCACAGTGAAGATCCAGGCTTTGCCTTGTTTCCGCATAATTACCTGAGTTGAATGATCTGCAATTCTCTGGTATCGCTATTTTCATAGAGGTCCACGACTCCACATCACCACTGTTGGTTTGGAGAGGGAAGAAAGAAGCAGCGGGAAAGGCTCTTTTGTTCTTGTGGAGTTATATCCGGCTAACGAAACTGCTAGGACATTTTGGCTCATAACGCCCCGGTCGCTCCCCCTCGGGCGATCTAGGCGTGCAACCTTAGCCGCCGCGAGCCGCCACAACCCACCGTCCTTCTCCGCGCCGCCGGGCAAATCTTGCTCGGCGTCAGTGGCGGCGGGACCACTTCTGTTTCCTAGTGTGGGGGCCACGGctgggggggtgggggggctcaTCCATGTGGAGGCACAAGGCGACATGGGTCAGCGCAGCGCGCTGGCTGGTGCAGCACGCGCAGCACGTGGTGCCTATGAACTGGGTCGGCACCTAATCGGATCCCAGCTTCGCGAGCAGGCGGCCGGACTTCTCCCAAGGTGACACAGATTGCTTACGGAGGCCAGTGGCAGCCGGCTGGTCCAAGGCAGCCGCAGTGCATGCGCGGACGGCGGCCTCAACTAGGTTCTGCTCGGCGGTGGCCTAGTGCCGGTGTGCTGGCGGCCGGAGTCTTGGAACCGGCGACTGTCTGCAGCATGGCAGATGCTCGGATCTATAGTCATGCGGTCGTAACTTGGTATGGCCTGGTGTGGTTGTTGATTCATATTTGGAAGGCTTGCGGGTGGTGATCCAGATCCTGTCGGCCGTTTGGTGGTGACTTAAGACTGTGGTGCAGTGACCTCCTGCGGCTCGACGAAGATGGTGGCCATCCGAAGGTCTTAGGGAGGGTGCATTTCCCAGATCCAGCGGCTGACTTCAGTGGTGAGATGCAAAACCACGGACTACGGCTTGATGCGAAGGGATGGTTGTGCAATGGCAACGACAAAAATCGCATGTAGCGGCTGGGATTGCGGAAAAGTGGTGGCGACAACACATTAGTGATTTCAATGGTGGTGCTACTCGAGCACCCGGTCTAGAGCTACGGGGTGAAAGTCTAGGTTAAACCAGAGTTGGTTATACCTAGCAATGGTGATGTTTTTTTACGTCATTACCTTTTTGAATGCATTGCTAGGACATGCTCCGGACTGATTCTTCAAGGTGAAAACCTAGACTTTGGCCTTAGTGGCTGCATCCGGTGACAATGACGCTTGAGCATGGCTCCCTTCCTGAAGGCGTTACTGTTGAAGACCTCGTCGTCCATATAGTGTTATGATATGGTTGGTGCAGATATGGTCATTGTTGCTGTTTTGACAATCGCGGATCTGATTGCTTTGTTTTTTTATAGCCTATGCATAGCTTTGGTCTTATGACTTTGCTAGTTGTTGTAGTGTTTATGTTGGTGTTGACCGTGTGCATCTTaactatgcagaggccgggtgtggGCTCACCATGTTCTGTATCTTCTATATGCTTTATTTTGAGTCAATAAAATTCACCCTTATCGAAAAGTTAGGGGGGGTCATCCTGAGTTGAAATCAAGATGTCAGAGGAGAAATCCGATGACCATCTATGGGTGGCTCCATGGAGTTTTCCTTCTCTCGGTGCGTCGAGTCAGTGTTGTCGCCGCAATGCCGGTCAGTGGTGACATGGGTGGGCACTTGTAACCTTTGTCTGACAAATTTCTTCTTACTAAAATGTTCATTCACTCAAATGAAATGTCCCAACAACAGCTAAAGATTGTTTAGATAGATAGAGAATAGAAAAAATTGTTCATGTATTTAAAGAGAAATAATCACATCTCTAGTTCAAAATGTTCTCTAGTCCACTGTGTTAAATTGGTATTATTATCTATGCAAACCATAAAAGATAATATCTATACATAGTTTGTACATCAGTGAAGAAAAAATTATTATTTCCTAAATACTTTATAAGATAACCGCGGTTTAGCACATGAAAAATTGCAAAATAAATTAAATGGTTGAAAAACATAAGATTTTTTAAGGGATAGCCACTGATGAGTGGCCCCTGCGTCGACCTTAATGACTTGTCAAATGCATTTGAAATTTTATGTCACATCAGCcagacaccccccccccccccccccgacgcagcttcggtgccttaaacgcacatgcctttgggtcactgacatgttggCCAGCCActtgttgggcccacatgtcatagacacaaaggtAGGTGCCTTAAGGCAACGAAgcatcgcccccccccccccccccccccccgcgcccgcTGCGCTGCCCGCACACATGGATCAATTTGGGCATCAAATGCTAGTTATCGGCCTATCCATGCAACTTGAAAATTCAGTGTTGAATGCCGGTTGTTTTCTGCGAATAAGTGAATGTTGGGTGGTTATTTGAAACCTAACCCCAATTGTGGTGGTTACTTGCAATTTACTCCTAGAGCTTAAAGCATACGTTTTGTGCAGTAAATTGGATATATGCATTTATGTGACACTAATCAGATTATCAGTTCTGGAAAACAAATTCATGTGCAGATGCCATGCCAGCTCATGCAAGTTATTAAAATTTTCGAAAAACAAGTGGCTTTGTGCATCACGGGCATGGAGTTAACACTACTGCAGGAGTACCTAGCAGTGGCGGGTGGCAAAAGTCCATCAGTGGCGGGCAAGGCTCTCAGGGCCGCTCACCACTAACCTCCCGCCACTACTAGAACACCATCAGTGGCGGGCGTCCGCCCGCTACTGTTAGGCCATGAGTAGTGGCGGGCTCTACGTCGTGCCCGCCACAACAGTCTGTGTTGCCCGTCACATGAATTTTGCGCTGCTATGGCAGTCCTTTTTTACCGCTCGGCGCTGCTATTGTTGCATGCCGACATGATTGAATTACAACATATTCCACCCGGATCATATCATCAGATTGCATTTGATACAAAAATTCTGGTTTGAACCTTGATCCACATAAACACACCACATTACAATGATTTCAGATTAATGAAAAGTAGTAGTTATAAAATATAACAAGTGAATTACAATAATTAATAAGCATACATATGTCGCGCTCATCACATAATTAATGGTTTGACGAGTTTTTTTGAGTGAAATGAGTGTTGGCAGATGTTCAACATGCAGACCGTTAGTAGAAGCTGCACATACTACATGAATTAGTACTTGATGGAATGAACGGGAACCAATGGGCCGCTTGCTCTGGAATTGGAGATTTGGCCTCTCCCAGAGCCCATTGTACAACCACAGACGGCGTGCGTATGGTAATTGGACTCATACCCGGCCAGATCCTCTCTGGCGTTGCCTCCGCAAGGATGCACACTGCAAGGTCAGTGAAGCGCCTCTCTGCAATCTTAGCAATCGCTATGAAAGAACAATGGACATTGGAACACTTTTGACCCAAGCTAACATCGCCTCCTTGAGGCGCTCGGCCCGATACTTTTCATGTTTCCATAGATAGTGCGTCTCCATGTCCGCCGCAGAGACCCCCTCCCACAAATCTTCTGGCGGCCCCATCTGTTATTTTTAGCAGAAAATAACATTCAAAATATATACATATAGAAAAGATCACAAGGGTAATATATAAACACATATGACACTCGTACATATAAAGTAGAGATCACAAGGTAACAATCATTGTGTCATGACATAGTTTAATGTTTTTCACGGTTTACTAGACTAGAAAGGAGCATTTATATCGCCATGTTGATGTTTCATTCTCATGTCTCATTCTTCTTGACTCTCTGCCCTACAGTAGAACATCCCCTCGTCCCTCACTACATGGCGATTGATGATATTCGTGAGCACTCTCTGAAGGCGCTCGTGCTCTGTCCAAAAGTGAGCTAGCTTAACTTCCTTCTCATTCTCTTTGGACCATTTCTGCAACATTGAATCACTTCCTAACAGTGGTCCTGTGCGCACATAGTCATCCATCAAGACCATGGCATAGTAGCCAGACATGTGCATGGTTTCGCCTTTCAGTTGTTGCCGGCAACAAAAGCTAGTGTTTAATTTGTACTGCGAATGTGGCATGTTCTTACAGTCGGACTTATGACACATAAGAAGAGCAGCATTGAGAACTTTTTTCAGATCGGTCCACAGCTTCTTAGGGTCTCTCCTGGAATCAAAGAAATAAGCTCAGCTGTCCCGGGGCATCAGTGATGATTTGGTGTTCATTGCTGTGCAAAATAATTGAACAACGCAACATTAATGAGATTGACATCAATGTACCCAGGTGTATAGTGCAAGCAGAAAGAAATGAACTTACGTTTCGAAGTAAGGCACGATAAAGTTGATCTTGGTCCGAGGACTACGAAGAATGGTCTTGTGGAGGTAATCCGTCATAAGACGTTGGCCTTTATCAGAATCCACATTGGTCGAATGCATGAGATACAGATCAAGGAAGCCAACTTCCTCATTCTGGAGTAATGGATTGGTAGCATGCCTGAGCGACCAAAGCCTCATTATAGACGGCTTGATTACGTCCACATAGAAAATATTGTCGTTGACCACACTCTCAAATCCAAGATATACTTTCTCAACAGGGTACTCGTCGACAAATCCAAGAGGCCCTCTATAACTTTGGCGGTGTAATACATCTCACCCTTTCCTGACCTAGCTACTACGTCTTTGTGTAGAAGCTGAATTTCAACGCTTAGTGCACTCAACTTGTGTTGTGGCAACATCGGTTAACCGGGCTTAAGCATTTGCATGAAGCACCGGCTGACAAAAACATTCACCACATCTTCTCCTGGCGCCTTACTGGTTGTAGGTTCATTGGCTGATTTCTTCTTTCGCTTTCTTCCCTTTTTACGACGCTGAGCTGAGGGGTCCATAGAAGATGGTTCTCCAGAATGCATTTATTGGATTTGCTAAAATTTAGTATGCAATTATGAGTCAACGATACTACAATGGATCCTGCCAATATAGGCCAACGATATTACAATGGATCCTAGTTAAAAACTGAAAGAAAAATTCGACATGACCTTTGCTAACAAGAGGACATAACAAGTGCAAGAAATTCGGCAAAACGGAAATGAATTGACGTTTCACCAAAACATTGGCACTCATGTCGATACCTGCCAATATAAGCCAATGATACTACAATGGATCCTAGttaaaaaataaaggaaaaaTTCGACATGACCTTTGCTAACAAGAGGACATAACGAGTGCCAGAAATTCgacgaaacggaaatgaatcgaCGTTTCGCCAAAACATTGGCACTCATGTCGATACCTGCAAACATAAGACAACGATACTACAATGGATCCTAGTTAAAAATTGAAAGAAAAATTCGACATGACCACACTAATAGGGTTCCTACGCATAAACTTACCAAATATTTATGAACTACTAGTATATATTTACCCTGAAACAGATCTGACCATCATACAAAATAACACTAAGAAAACATTGGCATGTATTTCTAAACTAGCTACTCCAGCGACAACTATTTCGGTACAGATGAAGTAATATTTACACCAGGCACAAATCTGAAAATGCATACCGGAGAGGTGGAACGCTTGGAGTTCGAATGCAACCCGAGGTCTTTGATGTTGGCGGGGGAGGGGGACACGGCCGAACGGCTAGCCATCGGGGTGAAGCTCGGTGGTGGCGATGAGATGCCTCCTGCGGTGTTGGAGGATGATGCCATGCCCGCCCGCGACAGTGCGAGCAGGGGCGCGGCAGCGAGGGTGAGAGGCGTCAACGAGGGGCGCGCGGCGGCGAGTAGCGACGGCACCGAGGGGCGCGGCGGCTATTGGGCGAGATTTGAGGGGGGACGAGACGGCGCACGAGGAGAAATGACCAGTTTTGGctagggggggggggttgtttgTGTTAAAATTGAACTGCTAGCATAGTGGAATTACGACTGGCGGGCGGGGTATAGGGCCGCCACACGTATGGCAAGAAGCAGTGGCGGTCTGTACCAGGAGGCCGCCACTACTAAAAATGACCTCCTGGCCCCCCAACAAAAAAGTTGCTGCGATTTTAGCTGTGGCGGGGCTATAGACATGCCCGCCACATCTCATAGGAAGAGCAGCGGCGGGCGCTGTAAGCCGCCCGTCACTGACGTATTTCATCATGAGATAAGATTTGGAATGGTTCACCTGTGGCGGGCCAGAGGACTCGCTCGCCACTGCAACTCATGTAGCTATGGCGGGCTGATTTTGCTATCCGCCACTGCTTGCTTTCAAAAATATGCGTGGCGGATGCCCCGCCGTGCCTGCCACTAATTTGTGATCTTCTATAAGCCTTTTTGCAGTAGTGTAACCTCCTTTTCGATGGGAAAAATGCAATTTAGTTAATAGTTACAACCAGGTTAGGTAACTGAAGAACTTAAGCAGTTGACCGAAATGTAGCTTTCAGGCTGCCCCAAGAAACATTAAACTGGGCTTGCGTAAAATACTAGTGCAGTTTATGGTCAGATGGCCTTGTCGAGATCGATGATGGATATTTTATTTTGGTCGTATGTTTCGATCTAATCCAGGACTGATGATACTACATGCAACTAGGACACGAGTGAATAATTTACTTAAGAGTTGCATCATGAAGGGAAAATAATTAAACAAAGTACATGGATTAGAGCATACGCCAACATCTCAAGTGGTTGACTTAAGACTAATTAACAAGCTTATGTTGTTTGTTAGGGAAGCTAGAGCAGAATTGTATTTCAAAGCAAGCGAGAATGTATATAAGTCTTGCTCGCATCTCCTTCTCCTCTCTTGGACCTATAATGGAAAAGCCGCGGCGACAACACATGAATGACCTCGATGGTGGTGCTACTTGAGCACCCGGTCTTGAGCTCCGGGGTGAAAGCCTTGGTCTGGCCCGAGTTGGGTATACCTAACAATGGCGATGTTTTGAcgtcgttaccttgttgaaggcattgttcGGAATGTTCGGACTGATTCTTTagggtgaaaacctagattcCAGCCTTGGGTTGCTGGATCCGGTGACGGTGACACTTGAATGCCACTCCCTTCCATAAGGCGTTGCTGTTGAAGAATCTCGTCGTCCGCGTGGTGTCATGAGATTGTCAATGCAGATATGGTCATTGTTATAGTTTGTCGATCGTGATGTGATCGCTTTGgggtttttttcttttttccatgCCTTCGCATAGATTTGGTCTTGTATGACGTTGCTATTTGTCGGCGTGTTTTTGTGTGCGTGCGTTGgtgttggttgtgtgcatcctaCCTATGCAGACGCCGGGTGTGTGCTCATTGTGTTTGTATATTCTTAATGCTCCATTTTGAGTCAATAAAATCCACCCATTATAAAAAAACTATATATCCCTCTATTACCAGATCATCAGTATTTACTTGTATGACGGCACACAATAATAACAAAAGTTTTTTCACTGCATAACCTCCTTTGGGCACAAAATAGTGGCCCAAGGAATAACGAAGTTGGTTTCAATGAAAGTAATTATCTAACGAGGTTTCAATATCC is drawn from Aegilops tauschii subsp. strangulata cultivar AL8/78 chromosome 1, Aet v6.0, whole genome shotgun sequence and contains these coding sequences:
- the LOC109745974 gene encoding gamma-gliadin B-I — its product is MKTFLVFALLAVVATSAIAQMETSCIPGLERPWQQQPLQQQETFPQQPPFSQQQQQPFPQQPPFLQQQSSFSQQPLFSQQQQPVLPQQPAFSQQQHQQLLQQQIPIVHPSILQQLNPCKVFLQQQCSPVAMPQRLARSQMWQQSSCHVMQQQCCQQLPRIPEQSRYEAIRAIIFSIILQEQQQGFVQPQQQQPQQSVQGVYQPQQQSQQQLGQCSFQQPQQQLGQQPQQQQVQQVTFLQPHQIARLEVMTSIALRTLPTMCSVNVPLYSSITSVPLGIGSRVGAY